The segment CGCACTGCGCACTGCATTTAACTCGTCGATATATCAGGAAATGCCGCCGATACTTTTAACATTAAATAATGTTTCAGTCGAGACTATCTCGCCGCTGCCGCGGCGACAAGCATCGTTAGTCGAACGATCCGTTCTTACGTATCTCCCGAAGCCTGATTCATTGGAAATCGCCCCGCCGGCGGGTCATTCAGCGTCACCACACGAAACAATTGGCGAAATCGGTTTATATATTGAAACTCAGATCCATCTCGATCCGACACGATCGGAAACAAAACTTACATCCGAAACACAATGCGAAATCATGTCACACGGATTTTGATCCAATTGTTTTAAATTATCAGATTGATTGTGAGCAAAAACGTGCCGTCATGCTCATTCACCACGCCGACCTTCTCGCCCATGGAATTGAATCCGGTTATCGATCATGCCGAGTATTTTTATTAGATTTCGGCGACGATACTGTTGGTTAATGGTCGCGGCAGGTATGCGACCAGACCGTGCTGATTGCCGAGCACGCAAGCTTCCAACAGTCGCCCGAGGAGAAGCTGACATTCACAAAGCATTTCTGAAGCTTGGCCGTTCGCTCGACTGCCGGACCATCTTCAGGCGTACCAATCAACCTTTTTGAGCTGACCTCCAGGCGCTGACATTGTCTGGACGCCGGCGCGTCGCATCGCCCCGCTCACTTCCCTGCCGCAGCGCCGCACGCAACGCCGCGCCCTCCCGGCGCAAGCGCTCGAGCTGCGCCCGCGCAGGCTGCGGGCCGATCCGGCCGGTCAGCGCGTCCACATGCGCGGCGAATCCGAACAACGCGGCGATCGCCAGCACGACGAGGATCAGCACGATCGTCATCGCGCCACGCCACGCGGCCGCAGCCGCGCCCGCCGCCGGCCGATGCCGGTCACTCGCCGCACAGGATCCCCGCTTCGAGCGTCGCGGCGCGCGCCGCGTGGGACTGCATCGGTTCGAGCTGCGGCGCGTCGGTCTCGCTGTACGGCACGCCGCTGGCCGCCAGGAACGCCTTCACGGCGTCCACCGGCACCGCGATCACGAAGCGCGCCGCGTCCGAGCGCGTCGCCACCGCGCGCGCATCGCCGCCCGCCACCGCCGCGCGGTCCGTGACGATCCCGATCACGAGGCCGGCCGCGTCGAGGACGGCCGAGCCGCTCGCGCCGTTGGCCGCGGTCAGCATCAGCGTCAGGCCGCCCGCTCGCGCGTCCGGCCGCGTGAGGCCGTTGGTGATCGCGCTCGCGGGATCGGGCATCCGCCGCAGCGCCTCGTAGCCCGCGGCGAAGACGGGCCGGGCGTCATGCCATCGCGTGCGCGCGAAGCTGGCGGCGAGCAGCGGCCGGATCCGGCTGCGAACGACCGCGAGATCCCGGTCCGCGCTCATCGCCTTCACGTCGGCCCGCGCGACCTGCGCATCCTTGATCACGAACAGGCTCCGGCACGCGGCGACGACGTGCCGCGCGGTCAGCACGTCGCCGGCGTCGTTCACGAACACGCCCGTCGCGTTCGCCTCGACCAGCAGCACACCGGGCCGCGCACCGGCCGCCGCGTCCCGCTGCTGCGCGAACGCGCCGCCCGCGCCGCCGAGCAGCGCGACCGACATCGCGACGCACATACGGCGACGCCTGCGCGTCCGAACCACCGCCGTCGCGCACGAGTCCGGCCTCGCGCCGCCGTGGCGGGCCGACAGCCCCCGCGGCCGACGCGCGCCGCCCGTCACGGCGCAGTCGCCGTTGCCCCGGAAGCCGCGACCGGCGCGTCGGGATTCGGCGTCAACCGCAGGCGCACGCGCAGCGGCTGGCGCATGTCGGACGGCGGCGGCTCGGCCAGCGGGCCGGCGCTCAGCAGTTGCCGCAACGCGGCATCGGCGTTCGCGTCGCCGAGCGTCGCGAATTCGACGCGCGTGACCGCGCCGCTCGCGCCGATCCACGCGCGCACGACGATCGCGGGCGGCGGCGCATCGGCGCTCGCGTGCAGCACGCGGTCCTCCAGATACCGGTGCAGCCGGTCGGCCGCGTCGCCGTCGGCTTCGAGCCACGCCTGGAACTGCCGCCCGACGAGCTGCGCATAGCTGATCCACGGCTGCGGCACGTCGGCGGTCTGTGCGTACGCCGGCACGCTCGCGACGAGCGCCCATGCGACGGCGAGCGCCGCGCCCCAGCCGCGCGCGCGATACCCCTGGTTTCGCTTCATGAGGATTCCTGTTTGCCTGTCCGCTTACCTGTCCGCTTACCTGTCCGCTTACCTGTCCGCTTACCTGTCCGCTTACCTGTCCGCTTACCTGTCCGCTTACCTGTCCGCTTACCTGTCCGCTTGCCTGTCCGCTTGCCTGTCCGCTTGCCTGTCCGCTTGCCTGTCCGCTTGCCTGTCCGCTTGCCTGTCCGCTTGCCTGTCCGCTTGCCTGTCCGCTTACCTGTCCGTTAGTGCGCCGCGCGCCCACCGTCCCGTTCCCGCCGTCAACCCGGATCGACCGGCACGTACAGCCGCGCGCCGCCGCGCTGCACCAGCAGCGCGATGGCGCCGCGCGCACGCTCGAGTTCGCCGATCAGCGCGCCGGCGTTCGCGAGCGGCGCGCCGTTGACCGACAGCACGACGTCGCCGGCCCGCAGCCCCGCGCGGGCGGCCTGGCCGCCCGCCTGCTCGATCACGAGCCCCTGGCTCACGCCGAGCTGCCGCCGCTCGGGCTCGCTCGCCGGACGCAACGCGAGCCCGAATCGCGCCAGCGCCTGCGCGTCGCCGTTCGACGCGACGCCGCTGTCGAACGCCCCCACCACCGCCTGCAGGTGATTCGCCTGCCCCGCGCGCCACACCAGCAGCTCCGCGCGATGCCCCGGCCGCATGCCCGCGACGGTGCCGAGCAGGTCCGCCGAATCCGCGACCGGCTTGCCGTCGATCGCGATCACCACGTCGCCGGCCTGCAGCCCGGCCTGCGCGCCGGGCCCGCCCGGCTCGACATTCGTGATCAGCGCGCCATCGGGATTCGGCAGGCCGAACGAACGCGCGAGCGCGTCGCTGACTTCCTGCAGCGCGACGCCCAGCCGTCCGCGCGTGACCTTGCCGGTACGCAG is part of the Burkholderia ubonensis subsp. mesacidophila genome and harbors:
- a CDS encoding S1 family peptidase, whose product is MCVAMSVALLGGAGGAFAQQRDAAAGARPGVLLVEANATGVFVNDAGDVLTARHVVAACRSLFVIKDAQVARADVKAMSADRDLAVVRSRIRPLLAASFARTRWHDARPVFAAGYEALRRMPDPASAITNGLTRPDARAGGLTLMLTAANGASGSAVLDAAGLVIGIVTDRAAVAGGDARAVATRSDAARFVIAVPVDAVKAFLAASGVPYSETDAPQLEPMQSHAARAATLEAGILCGE